In Nothobranchius furzeri strain GRZ-AD chromosome 18, NfurGRZ-RIMD1, whole genome shotgun sequence, a single genomic region encodes these proteins:
- the afg1la gene encoding AFG1 like ATPase a isoform X1, producing the protein MAACVPLSVKMSPSALPGFRSLLREQMWSRNLRKSLTEFCRRGYSGPVGQPEEQESGVDAAGFSGPLDHYNGLIRTGTLREDDHQRAVLLKLDQLHKTLRGYRNSPTSIFSRFFTKPKPPKGYYIYGDVGTGKTMVMDMFYSYVETEKKKRVHFHGFMLDVHKRIHRLKQSMPKRKAGKMAKSYDPIAPIAEEISEEAALLCFDEFQVTDIADAMILKQLFENLFLNGVVVVATSNRPPEDLYKNGLQRVNFVPFIAVLQKYCQTLRLDSGIDYRKRNRPSAGKLYFLSSEPAVETTLDKMFDELAFKQNDITRPRVLNVHNRKVRLSKVCGTIADCTFEELCDRPLGASDYLEMSRLFDTVFIRHIPLLTLNKKTQARRLITLVDALYEHKVRVVILADHPLEDLFVHDGDHSHDESHILMDDLGLKREEASSLSIFSGEEEKFAFQRTVSRLTEMQTEDYWLGGDRSIKQV; encoded by the exons atggcggcgTGCGTACCGCTGTCTGTGAAGATGTCACCCTCAGCTTTGCCGGGCTTTAGGTCGCTTTTACGGGAGCAAATGTGGTCCAGAAACCTACGAAAGTCGTTGACAGAGTTCTGCAGGCGCG GTTATTCGGGTCCAGTCGGACAGCCGGAGGAGCAGGAGAGCGGTGTCGACGCCGCCGGGTTCAGCGGTCCTCTGGATCACTACAACGGGTTAATCCGAACCGGGACCCTGCGGGAGGACGATCATCAGAGAGCGGTTCTGCTCAAATTGGACCAGCTTCACAAAACCCTGAGAGGATACAGAAACTCACCCACATCCATCTTCTCCAGA TTTTTCACCAAACCAAAGCCTCCTAAGGGATACTACATCTACGGTGATGTTG GCACAGGCAAAACGATGGTGATGGACATGTTTTATTCATATGTAGAGACAGAAAAGAAGAAACGGGTCCACTTCCACGGTTTCATGTTGGACGTGCACAAGC GGATCCATCGGCTGAAACAGAGCATGCCCAAGAGGAAGGCGGGTAAAATGGCCAAATCTTATGACCCCATTGCTCCCATTGCCGAGGAGATCAGCGAGGAGGCTGCTCTGCTGTGCTTCGATGAGTTTCAG GTGACGGATATCGCTGACGCCATGATTCTCAAGCAGCTTTTTGAGAATCTGTTTCTGAACGGAGTTGTTGTCGTGGCAACATCGAACCGTCCCCCTGAAG ACTTGTATAAAAACGGACTCCAGAGAGTCAACTTTGTGCCTTTTATTGCTGTGTTGCAG AAATATTGCCAAACTCTTCGCCTTGATTCTGGGATTGATTACCGCAAAAGGAATCGTCCCTCAGCTGGGAAACTCTACTTTCT CTCCAGTGAGCCGGCTGTAGAAACAACACTAGATAAGATGTTTGACGAGTTGGCTTTTAAACAAAATGACA taaCACGACCAAGAGTTTTAAATGTTCATAATCGTAAAGTTCGTCTGAGCAAAGTGTGTGGGACGATCGCTGATTGTACATTTGAGGAGCTTTGTGATCGA CCTTTAGGGGCCAGCGATTACCTGGAAATGTCCCGACTGTTTGATACAGTCTTTATTCGACACATTCCTCTACTGACGCTGAATAAGAAAACTCAGGCCAGGCGGCTCATAACTTTGGTGGACGCCCTCTACGAGCACAAG GTGCGCGTGGTGATTCTGGCAGATCACCCGCTGGAGGATCTTTTCGTGCACGACGGGGATCACAGTCATGACGAGAGCCACATTCTGATGGATGACCTGGGGCTGAAAAGG GAAGAAGCTAGCTCTTTGTCCATTTTCAGCGGGGAAGAAGAGAAGTTTGCCTTCCAGAGGACGGTGTCTCGCCTCACAGAGATGCAGACAGAAGATTACTGGTTGGGGGGGGACAGAAGCATAAAACAAGTATAA
- the afg1la gene encoding AFG1 like ATPase a isoform X2, translating into MAACVPLSVKMSPSALPGFRSLLREQMWSRNLRKSLTEFCRRGYSGPVGQPEEQESGVDAAGFSGPLDHYNGLIRTGTLREDDHQRAVLLKLDQLHKTLRGYRNSPTSIFSRFFTKPKPPKGYYIYGDVGTGKTMVMDMFYSYVETEKKKRVHFHGFMLDVHKRIHRLKQSMPKRKAGKMAKSYDPIAPIAEEISEEAALLCFDEFQVTDIADAMILKQLFENLFLNGVVVVATSNRPPEDLYKNGLQRVNFVPFIAVLQKYCQTLRLDSGIDYRKRNRPSAGKLYFLSSEPAVETTLDKMFDELAFKQNDITRPRVLNVHNRKVRLSKVCGTIADCTFEELCDRPLGASDYLEMSRLFDTVFIRHIPLLTLNKKTQARRLITLVDALYEHKSSWFRCAW; encoded by the exons atggcggcgTGCGTACCGCTGTCTGTGAAGATGTCACCCTCAGCTTTGCCGGGCTTTAGGTCGCTTTTACGGGAGCAAATGTGGTCCAGAAACCTACGAAAGTCGTTGACAGAGTTCTGCAGGCGCG GTTATTCGGGTCCAGTCGGACAGCCGGAGGAGCAGGAGAGCGGTGTCGACGCCGCCGGGTTCAGCGGTCCTCTGGATCACTACAACGGGTTAATCCGAACCGGGACCCTGCGGGAGGACGATCATCAGAGAGCGGTTCTGCTCAAATTGGACCAGCTTCACAAAACCCTGAGAGGATACAGAAACTCACCCACATCCATCTTCTCCAGA TTTTTCACCAAACCAAAGCCTCCTAAGGGATACTACATCTACGGTGATGTTG GCACAGGCAAAACGATGGTGATGGACATGTTTTATTCATATGTAGAGACAGAAAAGAAGAAACGGGTCCACTTCCACGGTTTCATGTTGGACGTGCACAAGC GGATCCATCGGCTGAAACAGAGCATGCCCAAGAGGAAGGCGGGTAAAATGGCCAAATCTTATGACCCCATTGCTCCCATTGCCGAGGAGATCAGCGAGGAGGCTGCTCTGCTGTGCTTCGATGAGTTTCAG GTGACGGATATCGCTGACGCCATGATTCTCAAGCAGCTTTTTGAGAATCTGTTTCTGAACGGAGTTGTTGTCGTGGCAACATCGAACCGTCCCCCTGAAG ACTTGTATAAAAACGGACTCCAGAGAGTCAACTTTGTGCCTTTTATTGCTGTGTTGCAG AAATATTGCCAAACTCTTCGCCTTGATTCTGGGATTGATTACCGCAAAAGGAATCGTCCCTCAGCTGGGAAACTCTACTTTCT CTCCAGTGAGCCGGCTGTAGAAACAACACTAGATAAGATGTTTGACGAGTTGGCTTTTAAACAAAATGACA taaCACGACCAAGAGTTTTAAATGTTCATAATCGTAAAGTTCGTCTGAGCAAAGTGTGTGGGACGATCGCTGATTGTACATTTGAGGAGCTTTGTGATCGA CCTTTAGGGGCCAGCGATTACCTGGAAATGTCCCGACTGTTTGATACAGTCTTTATTCGACACATTCCTCTACTGACGCTGAATAAGAAAACTCAGGCCAGGCGGCTCATAACTTTGGTGGACGCCCTCTACGAGCACAAG TCCTCCTGGTTCAGGTGCGCGTGGTGA
- the scml4 gene encoding sex comb on midleg-like protein 4 isoform X2: protein MAHNCQGLQACFHDNRRAPHPPSLLNAHTHRHAITLSLSVSVCLYTQAHTHTHIQNYSGIRLAFSYVLCYWRQGGNTTQSVGILYISTSAWMLQMSVPAAAAQKSDSNNGDMQSAAVAPSFIPSQTGKVPGRKRGRPPLRSVAKMDFQNHYPESLPLLKVPKKRGRKPGFKLKPRMVMTPLAISPPSSTPEPDMSSIPQDAATIPHSATPQVLTVCIYINKQANMGPNLDRKKIQQLPDHFGPDRPSVVLQQAVQGCIDSAFQQKTVFTLLTQGYGGEKISATFDGKQHLLSLPVVNSIDYVLRFLKKLCRSLHCENLFSDQPISQRSGGSYQSDAEASMTENYHMDQLDSKRYSVDHGDSAFSAISSSYTPKSSNGFRALQHSSVSMCRQSSTSPNSFPDGNRTGYNVSPESQESKSPPNKDPTTWSVEDVVWFIRDADPQALGPHADVFRKHEIDGNALLLLKSDMIMKYLGLKLGPALKLCFHIDKLKQTKF, encoded by the exons ATGGCACACAACTGTCAGGGCTTACAGGCTTGTTTCCATGACAACAGAAGAGCCCCTCACCCTCCCTCTCTccttaatgcacacacacacagacacgctatCACTCTCTCACTGTCTGTCAGTGTCTGTTTGTACacacaggcgcacacacacacacacatacagaattaCAGTGGAATCCGCCTTGCTTTCTCATATGTGCTCTGCTATTGGAGgcagggaggaaacacaacgcagAGTGTAGGGATCCTCTACATCTCCACATCTGCTTGGATG CTCCAGATGAGTGTACCTGCCGCAGCAGCACAGAAGTCAGACAGCAACAACGGCGACATGCAGTCAGCTGCAGTGGCTCCATCTTTTATCCCCAGTCAGACGGGGAAGGTGCCGGGCAGGAAGAGAGGGAGGCCCCCCCTCCGCAGTGTCGCCAAAATGGATTTCCAAAATCATTACCCCGAGTCACTCCCTCTGCTCAAAGTGCCGAAGAAGAGGGGGAGAAAGCCGGGCTTCAAG CTCAAACCCAGGATGGTGATGACACCTTTGGCCATTTCGCCACCCAGCAGCACCCCAGAGCCCGACATGAGCTCCATTCCTCAGGATGCTGCCACCATCCCCCACTCCGCCACACCCCAGGTGCTCACAG TCTGTATCTACATCAACAAGCAGGCCAACATGGGCCCCAACCTGGACAGGAAGAAGATCCAGCAGCTCCCGGATCACTTCGGACCAGACAGGCCCTCCGTGGTGCTGCAGCAGGCCGTCCAGGGCTGCATCGACAGTGCCTTCCAGCAGAAAACCGTCTTCACCCTCCTCACACAAGGCTACGGGGGAGAAAAAATATCAG CCACCTTTGATGGGAAGCAGCATCTTCTCAGCCTCCCCGTGGTGAACAGCATCGACTATGTGCTTCGTTTTCTCAAGAAGCTCTGCCGCAGCTTGCACTGTGAAAACCTCTTCAGTGATCAGCCCATTAGTCAGCGCAGCGGTGGATCCTACCAGTCAGACG CTGAAGCGTCCATGACTGAGAACTATCACATGGACCAGTTGGACAGCAAACGCTACTCCGTTGATCATGGAGACTCTGCTTTCAGCGCCATCAGCTCGTCCTACACACCAAAGTCCTCCAACGGGTTTCGGGCTTTGCAGCACAGCTCTGTGAGCATGTGCAGACAATCGTCCACCAGCCCAAACTCGTTTCCAGATGGCAACAGGACAG GTTATAACGTGTCTCCAGAGTCTCAGGAGTCCAAATCTCCACCCAACAAGGACCCAACCACTTGGTCAGtggaggacgtcgtctggttcatCAGGGATGCAGACCCTCAGGCCCTCGGACCTCACGCAGACGTCTTCAGGAAACAC GAGATAGACGGAAACGCTTTGTTACTCCTCAAGAGCGACATGATCATGAAGTACCTCGGACTGAAGCTCGGGCCGGCCTTGAAGCTGTGCTTCCACATCGACAAGCTAAAGCAGACGAAGTTCTGA
- the scml4 gene encoding sex comb on midleg-like protein 4 isoform X1, whose product MAHNCQGLQACFHDNRRAPHPPSLLNAHTHRHAITLSLSVSVCLYTQAHTHTHIQNYSGIRLAFSYVLCYWRQGGNTTQSVGILYISTSAWMLQMSVPAAAAQKSDSNNGDMQSAAVAPSFIPSQTGKVPGRKRGRPPLRSVAKMDFQNHYPESLPLLKVPKKRGRKPGFKLKPRMVMTPLAISPPSSTPEPDMSSIPQDAATIPHSATPQVLTVCIYINKQANMGPNLDRKKIQQLPDHFGPDRPSVVLQQAVQGCIDSAFQQKTVFTLLTQGYGGEKISGVVPRPHSATFDGKQHLLSLPVVNSIDYVLRFLKKLCRSLHCENLFSDQPISQRSGGSYQSDAEASMTENYHMDQLDSKRYSVDHGDSAFSAISSSYTPKSSNGFRALQHSSVSMCRQSSTSPNSFPDGNRTGYNVSPESQESKSPPNKDPTTWSVEDVVWFIRDADPQALGPHADVFRKHEIDGNALLLLKSDMIMKYLGLKLGPALKLCFHIDKLKQTKF is encoded by the exons ATGGCACACAACTGTCAGGGCTTACAGGCTTGTTTCCATGACAACAGAAGAGCCCCTCACCCTCCCTCTCTccttaatgcacacacacacagacacgctatCACTCTCTCACTGTCTGTCAGTGTCTGTTTGTACacacaggcgcacacacacacacacatacagaattaCAGTGGAATCCGCCTTGCTTTCTCATATGTGCTCTGCTATTGGAGgcagggaggaaacacaacgcagAGTGTAGGGATCCTCTACATCTCCACATCTGCTTGGATG CTCCAGATGAGTGTACCTGCCGCAGCAGCACAGAAGTCAGACAGCAACAACGGCGACATGCAGTCAGCTGCAGTGGCTCCATCTTTTATCCCCAGTCAGACGGGGAAGGTGCCGGGCAGGAAGAGAGGGAGGCCCCCCCTCCGCAGTGTCGCCAAAATGGATTTCCAAAATCATTACCCCGAGTCACTCCCTCTGCTCAAAGTGCCGAAGAAGAGGGGGAGAAAGCCGGGCTTCAAG CTCAAACCCAGGATGGTGATGACACCTTTGGCCATTTCGCCACCCAGCAGCACCCCAGAGCCCGACATGAGCTCCATTCCTCAGGATGCTGCCACCATCCCCCACTCCGCCACACCCCAGGTGCTCACAG TCTGTATCTACATCAACAAGCAGGCCAACATGGGCCCCAACCTGGACAGGAAGAAGATCCAGCAGCTCCCGGATCACTTCGGACCAGACAGGCCCTCCGTGGTGCTGCAGCAGGCCGTCCAGGGCTGCATCGACAGTGCCTTCCAGCAGAAAACCGTCTTCACCCTCCTCACACAAGGCTACGGGGGAGAAAAAATATCAGGTGTTGTACCAAGACCTCACTCAG CCACCTTTGATGGGAAGCAGCATCTTCTCAGCCTCCCCGTGGTGAACAGCATCGACTATGTGCTTCGTTTTCTCAAGAAGCTCTGCCGCAGCTTGCACTGTGAAAACCTCTTCAGTGATCAGCCCATTAGTCAGCGCAGCGGTGGATCCTACCAGTCAGACG CTGAAGCGTCCATGACTGAGAACTATCACATGGACCAGTTGGACAGCAAACGCTACTCCGTTGATCATGGAGACTCTGCTTTCAGCGCCATCAGCTCGTCCTACACACCAAAGTCCTCCAACGGGTTTCGGGCTTTGCAGCACAGCTCTGTGAGCATGTGCAGACAATCGTCCACCAGCCCAAACTCGTTTCCAGATGGCAACAGGACAG GTTATAACGTGTCTCCAGAGTCTCAGGAGTCCAAATCTCCACCCAACAAGGACCCAACCACTTGGTCAGtggaggacgtcgtctggttcatCAGGGATGCAGACCCTCAGGCCCTCGGACCTCACGCAGACGTCTTCAGGAAACAC GAGATAGACGGAAACGCTTTGTTACTCCTCAAGAGCGACATGATCATGAAGTACCTCGGACTGAAGCTCGGGCCGGCCTTGAAGCTGTGCTTCCACATCGACAAGCTAAAGCAGACGAAGTTCTGA
- the scml4 gene encoding sex comb on midleg-like protein 4 isoform X3, which translates to MLQMSVPAAAAQKSDSNNGDMQSAAVAPSFIPSQTGKVPGRKRGRPPLRSVAKMDFQNHYPESLPLLKVPKKRGRKPGFKLKPRMVMTPLAISPPSSTPEPDMSSIPQDAATIPHSATPQVLTVCIYINKQANMGPNLDRKKIQQLPDHFGPDRPSVVLQQAVQGCIDSAFQQKTVFTLLTQGYGGEKISGVVPRPHSATFDGKQHLLSLPVVNSIDYVLRFLKKLCRSLHCENLFSDQPISQRSGGSYQSDAEASMTENYHMDQLDSKRYSVDHGDSAFSAISSSYTPKSSNGFRALQHSSVSMCRQSSTSPNSFPDGNRTGYNVSPESQESKSPPNKDPTTWSVEDVVWFIRDADPQALGPHADVFRKHEIDGNALLLLKSDMIMKYLGLKLGPALKLCFHIDKLKQTKF; encoded by the exons ATG CTCCAGATGAGTGTACCTGCCGCAGCAGCACAGAAGTCAGACAGCAACAACGGCGACATGCAGTCAGCTGCAGTGGCTCCATCTTTTATCCCCAGTCAGACGGGGAAGGTGCCGGGCAGGAAGAGAGGGAGGCCCCCCCTCCGCAGTGTCGCCAAAATGGATTTCCAAAATCATTACCCCGAGTCACTCCCTCTGCTCAAAGTGCCGAAGAAGAGGGGGAGAAAGCCGGGCTTCAAG CTCAAACCCAGGATGGTGATGACACCTTTGGCCATTTCGCCACCCAGCAGCACCCCAGAGCCCGACATGAGCTCCATTCCTCAGGATGCTGCCACCATCCCCCACTCCGCCACACCCCAGGTGCTCACAG TCTGTATCTACATCAACAAGCAGGCCAACATGGGCCCCAACCTGGACAGGAAGAAGATCCAGCAGCTCCCGGATCACTTCGGACCAGACAGGCCCTCCGTGGTGCTGCAGCAGGCCGTCCAGGGCTGCATCGACAGTGCCTTCCAGCAGAAAACCGTCTTCACCCTCCTCACACAAGGCTACGGGGGAGAAAAAATATCAGGTGTTGTACCAAGACCTCACTCAG CCACCTTTGATGGGAAGCAGCATCTTCTCAGCCTCCCCGTGGTGAACAGCATCGACTATGTGCTTCGTTTTCTCAAGAAGCTCTGCCGCAGCTTGCACTGTGAAAACCTCTTCAGTGATCAGCCCATTAGTCAGCGCAGCGGTGGATCCTACCAGTCAGACG CTGAAGCGTCCATGACTGAGAACTATCACATGGACCAGTTGGACAGCAAACGCTACTCCGTTGATCATGGAGACTCTGCTTTCAGCGCCATCAGCTCGTCCTACACACCAAAGTCCTCCAACGGGTTTCGGGCTTTGCAGCACAGCTCTGTGAGCATGTGCAGACAATCGTCCACCAGCCCAAACTCGTTTCCAGATGGCAACAGGACAG GTTATAACGTGTCTCCAGAGTCTCAGGAGTCCAAATCTCCACCCAACAAGGACCCAACCACTTGGTCAGtggaggacgtcgtctggttcatCAGGGATGCAGACCCTCAGGCCCTCGGACCTCACGCAGACGTCTTCAGGAAACAC GAGATAGACGGAAACGCTTTGTTACTCCTCAAGAGCGACATGATCATGAAGTACCTCGGACTGAAGCTCGGGCCGGCCTTGAAGCTGTGCTTCCACATCGACAAGCTAAAGCAGACGAAGTTCTGA
- the scml4 gene encoding sex comb on midleg-like protein 4 isoform X4, which translates to MSVPAAAAQKSDSNNGDMQSAAVAPSFIPSQTGKVPGRKRGRPPLRSVAKMDFQNHYPESLPLLKVPKKRGRKPGFKLKPRMVMTPLAISPPSSTPEPDMSSIPQDAATIPHSATPQVLTVCIYINKQANMGPNLDRKKIQQLPDHFGPDRPSVVLQQAVQGCIDSAFQQKTVFTLLTQGYGGEKISGVVPRPHSATFDGKQHLLSLPVVNSIDYVLRFLKKLCRSLHCENLFSDQPISQRSGGSYQSDAEASMTENYHMDQLDSKRYSVDHGDSAFSAISSSYTPKSSNGFRALQHSSVSMCRQSSTSPNSFPDGNRTGYNVSPESQESKSPPNKDPTTWSVEDVVWFIRDADPQALGPHADVFRKHEIDGNALLLLKSDMIMKYLGLKLGPALKLCFHIDKLKQTKF; encoded by the exons ATGAGTGTACCTGCCGCAGCAGCACAGAAGTCAGACAGCAACAACGGCGACATGCAGTCAGCTGCAGTGGCTCCATCTTTTATCCCCAGTCAGACGGGGAAGGTGCCGGGCAGGAAGAGAGGGAGGCCCCCCCTCCGCAGTGTCGCCAAAATGGATTTCCAAAATCATTACCCCGAGTCACTCCCTCTGCTCAAAGTGCCGAAGAAGAGGGGGAGAAAGCCGGGCTTCAAG CTCAAACCCAGGATGGTGATGACACCTTTGGCCATTTCGCCACCCAGCAGCACCCCAGAGCCCGACATGAGCTCCATTCCTCAGGATGCTGCCACCATCCCCCACTCCGCCACACCCCAGGTGCTCACAG TCTGTATCTACATCAACAAGCAGGCCAACATGGGCCCCAACCTGGACAGGAAGAAGATCCAGCAGCTCCCGGATCACTTCGGACCAGACAGGCCCTCCGTGGTGCTGCAGCAGGCCGTCCAGGGCTGCATCGACAGTGCCTTCCAGCAGAAAACCGTCTTCACCCTCCTCACACAAGGCTACGGGGGAGAAAAAATATCAGGTGTTGTACCAAGACCTCACTCAG CCACCTTTGATGGGAAGCAGCATCTTCTCAGCCTCCCCGTGGTGAACAGCATCGACTATGTGCTTCGTTTTCTCAAGAAGCTCTGCCGCAGCTTGCACTGTGAAAACCTCTTCAGTGATCAGCCCATTAGTCAGCGCAGCGGTGGATCCTACCAGTCAGACG CTGAAGCGTCCATGACTGAGAACTATCACATGGACCAGTTGGACAGCAAACGCTACTCCGTTGATCATGGAGACTCTGCTTTCAGCGCCATCAGCTCGTCCTACACACCAAAGTCCTCCAACGGGTTTCGGGCTTTGCAGCACAGCTCTGTGAGCATGTGCAGACAATCGTCCACCAGCCCAAACTCGTTTCCAGATGGCAACAGGACAG GTTATAACGTGTCTCCAGAGTCTCAGGAGTCCAAATCTCCACCCAACAAGGACCCAACCACTTGGTCAGtggaggacgtcgtctggttcatCAGGGATGCAGACCCTCAGGCCCTCGGACCTCACGCAGACGTCTTCAGGAAACAC GAGATAGACGGAAACGCTTTGTTACTCCTCAAGAGCGACATGATCATGAAGTACCTCGGACTGAAGCTCGGGCCGGCCTTGAAGCTGTGCTTCCACATCGACAAGCTAAAGCAGACGAAGTTCTGA